A part of Populus alba chromosome 8, ASM523922v2, whole genome shotgun sequence genomic DNA contains:
- the LOC118052196 gene encoding aquaporin TIP1-2 isoform X1, whose translation MPINRIAVGTPGEASHPDSLRAALAEFISMLIFVFAGSGSGMAFNKLTDSASTTPAGLVAAALAHAFALFVAVSVGANISGGHVNPAVTFGALIGGHITLLRSILYWIAQLLGSVVACLLLKFCTGGLETPAFGLSSGVGAWNAVVFEIVMTFGLVYTVYATAVDPKKGNLGIIAPIAIGFIVGANILAGGAFDGASMNPAVSFGPAVVSWTWTNHWVYWLGPFVGAGIAALVYDNIFIGSGAHEPLPTTDF comes from the exons ATGCCTATCAATAGAATTGCAGTTGGAACACCTGGAGAGGCAAGCCATCCAGATTCACTGAGGGCTGCTTTGGCAGAGTTCATCTCCAtgcttatttttgtatttgccgGTTCAGGATCTGGCATGGCTTTTA ACAAATTGACAGACAGTGCTTCGACTACTCCTGCTGGACTGGTTGCTGCAGCGTTGGCACACGCATTTGCACTCTTTGTGGCTGTTTCGGTTGGTGCTAACATTTCTGGAGGTCATGTGAATCCTGCTGTGACCTTTGGTGCCCTTATTGGAGGACACATCACCCTGTTGAGGAGCATTTTGTATTGGATTGCACAGTTGCTAGGATCTGttgttgcttgcttgcttcttAAGTTTTGCACCGGTGGATTG GAAACACCAGCTTTTGGGCTATCATCAGGGGTGGGGGCATGGAACGCTGTAGTTTTTGAGATTGTGATGACCTTTGGACTAGTATACACCGTGTATGCCACAGCGGTGGATCCGAAGAAGGGAAATTTGGGAATTATTGCTCCTATTGCAATTGGTTTCATAGTTGGTGCCAACATCTTAGCTGGTGGTGCTTTTGATGGTGCATCAATGAACCCGGCTGTCTCTTTTGGTCCTGCTGTCGTGAGCTGGACCTGGACTAACCACTGGGTTTACTGGCTTGGTCCATTCGTCGGTGCTGGCATTGCTGCCCTTGTCTATGACAACATTTTCATTGGCAGTGGTGCACATGAGCCCCTTCCCACCACTGATTTCTAA
- the LOC118052196 gene encoding aquaporin TIP1-2 isoform X2 gives MPINRIAVGTPGEASHPDSLRAALAEFISMLIFVFAGSGSGMAFNKLTDSASTTPAGLVAAALAHAFALFVAVSVGANISGGHVNPAVTFGALIGGHITLLRSILYWIAQLLGSVVACLLLKFCTGGLETPAFGLSSGVGAWNAVVFEIVMTFGLVYTVYATAVDPKKGNLGIIAPIAIGFIVGANILAGGAFDGASMNPAVSFGPAVVSWTWTNHWVYWLGPFVGAGIAALVYDNIFIGTVDGALFNCVLPVESMEMFCFL, from the exons ATGCCTATCAATAGAATTGCAGTTGGAACACCTGGAGAGGCAAGCCATCCAGATTCACTGAGGGCTGCTTTGGCAGAGTTCATCTCCAtgcttatttttgtatttgccgGTTCAGGATCTGGCATGGCTTTTA ACAAATTGACAGACAGTGCTTCGACTACTCCTGCTGGACTGGTTGCTGCAGCGTTGGCACACGCATTTGCACTCTTTGTGGCTGTTTCGGTTGGTGCTAACATTTCTGGAGGTCATGTGAATCCTGCTGTGACCTTTGGTGCCCTTATTGGAGGACACATCACCCTGTTGAGGAGCATTTTGTATTGGATTGCACAGTTGCTAGGATCTGttgttgcttgcttgcttcttAAGTTTTGCACCGGTGGATTG GAAACACCAGCTTTTGGGCTATCATCAGGGGTGGGGGCATGGAACGCTGTAGTTTTTGAGATTGTGATGACCTTTGGACTAGTATACACCGTGTATGCCACAGCGGTGGATCCGAAGAAGGGAAATTTGGGAATTATTGCTCCTATTGCAATTGGTTTCATAGTTGGTGCCAACATCTTAGCTGGTGGTGCTTTTGATGGTGCATCAATGAACCCGGCTGTCTCTTTTGGTCCTGCTGTCGTGAGCTGGACCTGGACTAACCACTGGGTTTACTGGCTTGGTCCATTCGTCGGTGCTGGCATTGCTGCCCTTGTCTATGACAACATTTTCATTGGCA CGGTGGATGGTGCCttgtttaattgtgttttaccTGTTGAATCAATGGAAATGTTCTGTTTTCTTTGA
- the LOC118052194 gene encoding F-box protein At2g39490, with the protein MDDLISGLPDEILFRIFSSLPFESAVQTIFLSNRWRLLWETALVQHGTEEDVANAMSGFLANFDEKDPSKNTRKLRFHFCNGSALLVIIARNGSLRLHFSTGKQEFPREFGLQLEFNHQNLASQPSPSSFYVKSVHLMSVTYLTNEVVSSMMTNFQILETLKITCCNCLQSLSIGSDTKLLSLTIFDCPQLKSLHIRSYKLRTFRYRGPLPWFRPEYHFNLADALLDSRQGPGYSSFSGRDFDSVLLTIKNVKVLTLCKWTFEALICPSLSTLLADFQFYNLKELWWIDNSNERYDDGEALISFLKLCPSLQQLFVTIDPKSYFMKSSSKYSIRAGRNTQLHHLKLVKLDGFENQADEVLLAERIGKVVTTEPLILTSSDLICLRKFVEVSSNQSKQNSTDKLEEVAPQSCERKCSYKFVEVQDAKELHPKHVHMGL; encoded by the exons ATGGATGATTTGATCAGTGGTTTGCCAGATGAGATCCTTTTCCGCATCTTTTCTTCGCTCCCCTTTGAATCCGCCGTACAAACAATTTTTCTTTCGAACCGATGGAGGCTTCTGTGGGAGACTGCTTTAGTGCAACATGGCACTGAAGAGGATGTTGCTAATGCAATGTCTGGCTTCCTTGCCAATTTTGATGAGAAAGATCCATCGAAGAATACCAGGAAGCTTCGGTTCCACTTCTGCAATGGTAGTGCCCTCTTGGTTATCATTGCACGTAATGGCAGCCTTCGTCTCCATTTCTCTACCGGGAAACAAGAGTTTCCTCGGGAATTTGGCTTGCAATTAGAGTTCAATCATCAAAACCTAGCCAGTCAGCCATCTCCGTCTTCCTTTTATGTTAAAAGTGTTCATCTGATGTCAGTGACCTATCTTACTAATGAGGTAGTTTCTTCCATGATGACAAACTTTCAGATTCTTGAGACCTTGAAAATCACTTGCTGCAACTGTTTGCAGTCTTTAAGTATTGGCTCTGATACAAAGCTTTTAAGCTTAACCATTTTCGACTGTCCACAACTAAAATCTCTCCACATCAGATCTTATAAGCTTCGCACTTTCCGCTATCGAGGACCGCTACCTTGGTTTAGGCCTGAATATCACTTTAACCTGGCTGATGCCTTGCTTGATTCCAGACAAGGCCCTGGCTACAGCAGCTTCTCTGGCCGTGACTTTGACTCGGTTCTATTGACTATAAAGAACGTAAAAGTGCTTACTCTATGCAAATGGACATTTGAG GCGTTGATCTGCCCATCGCTATCCACATTACTTGCAGATTTCCAAttctataatttaaaagaattgtGGTGGATTGATAATTCAAACGAAAGATATGACGACGGCGAAGCTTTAATCTCTTTCCTGAAATTATGTCCTTCATTACAGCAACTCTTCGTGACA ATTGATCCTAAAAGCTACTTCATGAAAAGCAGCAGTAAATATTCTATACGAGCGGGCAGGAATACGCAACTGCATCATCTAAAACTGGTTAAATTAGACGGATTTGAAAATCAAGCAGATGAAGTACTCTTGGCAGAACGTATAGGAAAGGTTGTCACTACCGAGCCACTTATCCTAACATCATCAGATCTGATTTGCTTGCGAAAATTTGTTGAGGTAAGCTCAAACCAATCAAAGCAGAACAGTACAGACAAATTGGAAGAGGTAGCGCCCCAGTCATGTGAAAGGAAGTGTTCTTATAAATTTGTGGAAGTTCAGGATGCGAAGGAACTGCATCCTAAACATGTTCATATGGGTCTGTGA
- the LOC118052193 gene encoding protein SOSEKI 5 produces the protein MAATNPTDRGELSMANKYRDRETSPDRTKMTILPKSKSELKVAVVYYLTRNGQFEHPHFMEVPLSSPQGLQLKDVTDRLNHLRGQGMARMYSWSSKRRYKNGFVWQDLSETDSIHPCGGHEYILKGSLLLETSQSFRYDTTSSRTSKVFSDIVSSSSEDSNPPAIRRKNRSWTTFDDLEEYKVYKAKITGEIASEGTHNVSTQTDDNRRVKIDGTREIGHRGPSTMLGSKEEASKPSLKSSSKAVESLEVRSVEENGPAATIKNEKAGNDCPSGRMKPSVVLMKLVGCGSKRFSNKN, from the exons ATGGCTGCCACCAATCCCACAGATAGAGGAGAGTTATCAATGGCAAACAAGTATCGAGACAGGGAAACAAGTCCTGACAGAACCAAGATGACGATCCTGCCAAAATCAAAATCTGAGCTGAAAGTAGCTGTGGTTTACTATCTCACACGGAATGGCCAATTTGAGCATCCTCATTTCATGGAAGTCCCTCTGTCTTCTCCCCAAGGACTTCAACTCAAAG ATGTGACAGATAGGCTAAACCATCTCCGAGGTCAAGGCATGGCTAGGATGTATTCCTGGTCCTCCAAAAG GAGGTACAAAAATGGATTTGTGTGGCAGGACTTGTCCGAAACCGACTCTATACACCCTTGTGGTGGTCATGAATACATTCTCAAAGGATCATTACTCTTAGAAACCTCTCAGAGCTTTCGTTACGATACAACATCATCAAGAACCTCCAAAGTTTTCTCGGACATTGTTAGCAGCTCAAGCGAGGACTCGAATCCTCCAGCCATTAGACGGAAAAACCGTTCATGGACTACATTCGATGACCTTGAAGAATACAAAGTTTACAAGGCCAAAATCACTGGAGAAATTGCTAGCGAGGGTACTCATAACGTGTCAACACAGACAGATGATAATAGAAGAGTGAAAATTGATGGTACTAGAGAAATAGGGCACAGAGGGCCTAGCACCATGTTGGGAAGTAAGGAGGAGGCTTCTAAACCATCACTCAAATCTAGTTCAAAAGCCGTCGAGAGTTTGGAAGTAAGGTCTGTGGAGGAAAATGGGCCGGCGGCGACTATTAAAAATGAGAAAGCAGGAAATGATTGTCCGAGTGGAAGAATGAAGCCATCTGTGGTTCTGATGAAGTTGGTGGGATGCGGATCAAAGAGGTTCTCAAATAAGAATTAA